In Acidimicrobiales bacterium, a genomic segment contains:
- the tyrS gene encoding tyrosine--tRNA ligase translates to MKPMDVLSDLDARGLIHDTTDREALATRFEAGPVRFYWGCDPTADSLHIGNLVGVLAVRRLQLAGHRPIVLAGGATGMIGDPSGRSEERNLLDDETLARNLAGIKAQLGAMISFDGPAAAVMVDNATWTADLTLLEFLRDVGKHVTVNQMVAKESVRSRLAGEEGISYTEFTYMLLQAHDYAWLHANESCELQVGGSDQWGNITAGIDLVRRRSGGHVHGLTWPLLVRSDGQKFGKSQAGNIWLGAERTSRYAFYQYWVQVPDDDVRRFLLQLTLLPVDECEAVADAHLGAPQERTGQRRLAREVTALVHGDEAAAAAEAASAVLFGGDPVEAPLGAFELLVEELDATSIDRGRLAEGIDIVSLFVESGLASSRGDARRNLAGAYVNGARVDGEEAVVTTAELLHDRWVLLRKGKRTYHLLVATA, encoded by the coding sequence ATGAAGCCGATGGACGTGCTCTCCGACCTCGACGCCCGCGGGCTGATCCACGACACGACCGACCGCGAGGCGCTCGCCACGCGGTTCGAGGCGGGCCCGGTGCGCTTCTACTGGGGGTGCGACCCCACCGCCGACAGCCTCCACATCGGCAACCTCGTCGGCGTGCTGGCGGTCCGCCGCCTGCAGCTCGCCGGCCATCGCCCGATCGTCCTCGCCGGGGGGGCCACGGGGATGATCGGCGACCCGAGCGGCCGGTCCGAGGAGCGCAACCTCCTCGACGACGAGACGCTCGCCCGGAACCTGGCCGGAATCAAGGCCCAGCTCGGGGCCATGATCAGCTTCGACGGACCGGCGGCGGCGGTGATGGTCGACAACGCCACCTGGACGGCCGATCTGACGCTCCTCGAGTTCCTCCGCGACGTCGGCAAGCACGTCACGGTCAACCAGATGGTCGCCAAGGAGTCGGTCCGTAGCCGGTTGGCGGGCGAGGAAGGCATCTCCTACACCGAGTTCACCTACATGCTCCTCCAGGCCCACGACTACGCCTGGCTCCACGCCAACGAATCGTGCGAGCTGCAGGTGGGTGGGTCGGACCAGTGGGGCAACATCACCGCCGGGATCGACCTCGTCCGGCGTCGCTCCGGAGGCCACGTCCACGGCCTGACCTGGCCACTGCTCGTCCGCTCCGACGGGCAGAAGTTCGGCAAGAGCCAGGCCGGCAACATCTGGCTGGGTGCGGAGCGCACCAGCCGCTACGCCTTCTACCAGTACTGGGTGCAGGTCCCCGACGACGACGTGCGCCGCTTCCTCCTCCAGCTGACGCTGCTGCCCGTCGACGAGTGCGAGGCGGTGGCCGACGCCCATCTGGGGGCACCGCAGGAGCGGACCGGTCAGCGACGCCTGGCCCGGGAGGTCACCGCGCTCGTCCACGGGGATGAGGCTGCCGCCGCTGCCGAGGCGGCGAGCGCCGTCCTCTTCGGGGGCGACCCCGTCGAAGCTCCCCTCGGCGCCTTCGAGCTGCTCGTCGAGGAGCTCGATGCCACCTCGATCGACCGGGGGCGCCTGGCCGAGGGCATCGACATCGTCAGCCTCTTCGTCGAGTCCGGCCTGGCGTCGTCCCGGGGTGACGCCCGGCGCAACCTGGCGGGTGCCTACGTCAACGGCGCCCGGGTTGACGGCGAGGAGGCCGTGGTCACCACCGCCGAGCTGCTCCACGACCGCTGGGTGCTCCTGCGCAAGGGCAAGCGCACCTACCACCTCCTCGTCGCGACGGCGTAG
- a CDS encoding PBP1A family penicillin-binding protein gives MRRPPPRLLATLVVVVALLSGACSYTPAELTIAEPRLAQSTRIHAADGSLITTLRAEENRENIRLTELPSHVPDAVLAVEDARFWQHNGVDVRAVLRAAAANTAEGQIVEGGSTITQQYVKNTILDSTQTINRKVEEALLAIQLERKYTKERILELYLNTIYFGNGAYGIQAAAMEYFGVPAAELELAQSATLAGLIRAPSAFDPHDNADAAVRRRDNVVRRMRSLDLISESEATAALASPLELATRRAEDRYDAPHFVEQVKRFVLDDPRFGETPGERRSLLFTGGLRITTTLDPTMQAAAEEAVGRVRPPEPGPEAALVSIEAPTGFVRALVGGRDFFGGGEQAKLDLTTGGPGRPAGSSFKPLVLAAALEEGIELDTVYRSPSSIDIPLTNDVWRVRNYEGSGGGRSTLRESTVQSYNTVYAQLIQEVGPADAVAMAARLGVSSPLSAYPSAVLGTNDIHPIDMAAAYATFANRGLRIPPAFVTKVVRSDGTVLYQHQHRQTRVIEQYIADEVNDVLQEVVERGTGVNARIGRPVAGKTGTGQDHTDAWFVGHTPDLATAVWVGFPNGRVPMVPPVTPIRVTGGSWPAQIWQLYTSAALADVPITHFAVPNRPQPDLSEETEAVNPGRELPTVRDVVGMPFEDAVAALTRAGFVVQTREVPNNDYPPGYVAAQVPRGGDRAEGGSTVVIDVSNGEVAVTVPDVFGLEEAEAIHRLQWLGFEIALTREQEPPSPGSEARAGMVWRQSPAAGTTFPRGSRVAISVNPPPPDPPPEEAEEAEEAEENEDGEEP, from the coding sequence GTGCGCCGCCCCCCTCCCAGACTCCTCGCGACCCTGGTCGTGGTGGTCGCCCTCCTCTCCGGCGCTTGCTCCTACACCCCCGCCGAGCTCACCATCGCCGAGCCCCGGCTGGCGCAGTCGACCCGGATCCACGCCGCCGACGGCAGCCTCATCACCACCCTGCGGGCGGAGGAGAACCGCGAGAACATCCGCCTCACCGAGCTCCCCTCCCACGTCCCCGACGCCGTGCTGGCGGTGGAGGACGCCCGCTTCTGGCAGCACAACGGGGTCGATGTCCGGGCTGTGCTGCGGGCCGCAGCCGCCAACACCGCCGAGGGCCAGATCGTCGAAGGTGGCTCGACCATCACCCAGCAGTACGTCAAGAACACCATCCTCGACTCCACCCAGACCATCAACCGCAAGGTCGAGGAGGCGCTGCTGGCCATCCAGCTCGAGCGGAAGTACACCAAGGAGCGGATCCTCGAGCTCTACCTGAACACCATCTACTTCGGGAACGGCGCCTACGGGATCCAGGCCGCGGCCATGGAGTACTTCGGGGTCCCCGCCGCCGAGCTCGAGCTGGCCCAGAGCGCCACGCTCGCAGGCCTGATCCGGGCGCCCAGCGCCTTCGACCCGCACGACAACGCCGACGCCGCCGTGCGCCGGCGCGACAACGTGGTCCGTCGCATGCGCAGCCTCGACCTCATCTCCGAGTCCGAGGCGACCGCTGCCCTCGCCAGCCCCCTCGAGCTGGCCACCCGACGGGCGGAGGACCGCTACGACGCCCCCCACTTCGTCGAGCAGGTGAAGCGCTTCGTCCTGGACGACCCCCGGTTCGGGGAGACGCCGGGCGAGCGCCGCTCGCTGCTCTTCACCGGCGGCCTGCGCATCACCACCACGCTCGACCCGACGATGCAGGCCGCCGCCGAGGAGGCGGTGGGCCGGGTGCGTCCCCCCGAGCCCGGCCCCGAGGCGGCCCTCGTCTCGATCGAGGCCCCCACCGGCTTCGTCCGTGCCCTCGTCGGCGGTCGCGACTTCTTCGGCGGAGGCGAGCAGGCCAAGCTCGACCTCACCACGGGCGGCCCGGGTCGGCCCGCCGGCTCGTCCTTCAAGCCGCTGGTCCTCGCCGCCGCCCTGGAGGAGGGCATCGAGCTCGACACCGTCTACCGGTCGCCCAGCAGCATCGACATCCCGCTCACCAACGACGTGTGGCGGGTTCGGAACTACGAGGGCAGCGGAGGTGGCCGGTCGACGCTGCGCGAGTCGACGGTGCAGTCCTACAACACCGTCTACGCCCAGCTCATCCAGGAGGTGGGCCCCGCCGATGCCGTCGCCATGGCCGCCCGGCTCGGCGTGTCGTCCCCCCTCTCCGCCTACCCGTCAGCCGTGCTCGGCACCAATGACATCCACCCGATCGACATGGCCGCCGCCTACGCCACCTTCGCCAACCGGGGGCTGCGGATCCCGCCGGCCTTCGTGACCAAGGTGGTCCGCAGCGACGGCACCGTGCTCTACCAGCACCAGCACCGACAGACCCGGGTGATCGAGCAGTACATCGCCGACGAGGTGAACGACGTCCTGCAGGAGGTCGTCGAGCGGGGCACGGGGGTCAACGCCCGCATCGGGCGACCGGTGGCGGGCAAGACCGGCACCGGCCAGGACCACACCGACGCCTGGTTCGTCGGCCACACGCCCGACCTCGCCACCGCCGTCTGGGTGGGCTTCCCCAACGGCCGCGTGCCCATGGTCCCCCCGGTGACGCCGATCCGGGTGACGGGTGGCTCGTGGCCGGCCCAGATCTGGCAGCTCTACACATCCGCTGCCCTTGCCGACGTGCCCATCACGCACTTCGCCGTGCCGAACCGCCCGCAGCCCGACCTCAGCGAGGAGACCGAAGCCGTCAACCCGGGCCGGGAGCTGCCCACGGTGCGCGACGTGGTGGGCATGCCCTTCGAGGACGCCGTGGCCGCCCTCACCCGTGCCGGCTTCGTGGTCCAGACCCGGGAGGTGCCGAACAATGACTACCCGCCCGGCTACGTCGCCGCCCAGGTGCCGCGCGGGGGCGACCGAGCCGAGGGTGGCAGCACCGTCGTGATCGACGTGTCCAACGGCGAGGTCGCGGTCACGGTCCCCGACGTCTTCGGGCTCGAGGAGGCCGAGGCCATCCACCGCCTGCAGTGGCTCGGCTTCGAGATCGCCCTCACCCGTGAGCAAGAGCCGCCCTCACCCGGGAGCGAGGCACGCGCCGGCATGGTCTGGCGGCAGTCCCCCGCGGCAGGCACCACCTTCCCGCGGGGCTCCCGGGTCGCCATCTCGGTGAACCCACCGCCACCGGACCCTCCGCCCGAGGAGGCCGAGGAAGCCGAGGAAGCCGAAGAGAATGAGGACGGCGAGGAGCCCTAG
- a CDS encoding thioesterase family protein, producing MTYRHRILVRYGEVDMQRVVFNAHYLAYCDDAVETWLRTIELDPSAHQWDFMLKRAVLEWDGPATVGDEIVIDVAVARWGSSSFDVGFTGSVGERRVFTATITYVSVEPGANTPKVTPGGVRSALSA from the coding sequence ATGACCTACCGCCATCGGATCCTGGTCCGCTACGGCGAGGTCGACATGCAGCGGGTGGTCTTCAACGCCCACTACCTCGCCTACTGCGACGATGCTGTGGAGACCTGGCTGCGGACCATCGAGCTCGATCCGTCAGCCCACCAGTGGGACTTCATGCTGAAGCGGGCCGTCCTCGAGTGGGACGGCCCCGCAACGGTGGGTGACGAGATCGTGATCGACGTCGCCGTGGCGCGGTGGGGGTCGAGCAGCTTCGACGTGGGCTTCACCGGCTCGGTGGGCGAGCGGAGGGTGTTCACCGCCACCATCACCTACGTGAGCGTGGAGCCCGGGGCCAACACCCCCAAGGTGACCCCCGGGGGGGTCCGGTCCGCCCTCTCGGCGTGA
- the argH gene encoding argininosuccinate lyase has translation MTLWHGRFDGGPAEELLAYTVSLHYDRRLAADDIAGSRAHVRGLVRAGILDGDEASSVLAALDTVEAELADGSFAFGAGDEDIHTAVERRVTEIAGPAGAKLHTGRSRNDQVATDLRLWCKRELVVVAERIVGLQQVLLDRAEEAGDAYLPGYTHLQRAQPVLLAHHLLAHAWALGRDLDRLLDTRRRLDVSPLGAGALAGSSLALDPDGTAADLGFASRFENSLDAVSDRDFVAEALFDLALIGVHLSRIGEEVVLWSSDEFGFLGLDDAWSTGSSMLPQKKNPDIAELARGKAGRLIGHLTGVLSTLKGLPLAYNRDLQEDKEPLFDAVEQVALALGAMAGLLASSTFHTDVMAAAADSPGAAAVDLAEHLVAGGTPFRDAHAIVGALVRRSLGGEGSFADLVAASPELGPEAAALLVPGVAVTRRTTPGGAGPVPVAVQLGRFRDHLTAEREQLAALR, from the coding sequence ATGACCCTCTGGCACGGCCGCTTCGACGGTGGCCCGGCGGAGGAGCTCCTCGCCTACACGGTGAGCCTCCACTACGACCGTCGTCTGGCGGCCGACGACATCGCCGGCTCCCGGGCCCACGTCCGGGGGTTGGTACGTGCCGGGATCCTCGACGGCGACGAGGCATCGTCGGTCCTCGCCGCCCTCGACACCGTCGAGGCCGAGCTGGCCGACGGGTCGTTCGCCTTCGGGGCCGGCGACGAGGACATCCACACCGCGGTCGAACGTCGGGTCACCGAGATCGCCGGTCCTGCGGGCGCAAAGCTCCACACGGGCCGGAGCCGCAACGACCAGGTCGCCACCGACCTGCGGCTGTGGTGCAAGCGGGAGCTGGTCGTCGTGGCCGAGCGCATCGTCGGCCTCCAGCAGGTGCTGCTCGACCGGGCCGAGGAGGCGGGTGACGCCTACCTCCCCGGCTACACCCACCTGCAGCGGGCCCAGCCCGTCCTGCTGGCCCACCACCTCCTGGCCCACGCCTGGGCGCTCGGCCGTGACCTCGACCGCCTGCTCGACACGCGTCGCCGCCTCGATGTCTCGCCCCTCGGCGCCGGCGCCCTGGCGGGCTCGTCGTTGGCGCTCGACCCCGACGGCACCGCCGCCGACCTCGGCTTCGCCTCCCGCTTCGAGAACAGCCTCGACGCCGTGAGCGACCGCGACTTCGTGGCGGAGGCGCTGTTCGACCTCGCGCTCATCGGTGTGCACCTCTCCCGCATCGGTGAGGAGGTCGTGCTCTGGTCGAGCGACGAGTTCGGCTTCCTCGGCCTCGACGACGCGTGGTCCACCGGGTCGTCGATGCTCCCGCAGAAGAAGAACCCCGACATCGCCGAGCTGGCTCGGGGGAAGGCGGGTCGTCTGATCGGGCACCTCACGGGGGTGCTCTCCACCCTCAAGGGCCTTCCGCTGGCCTACAACCGCGACCTCCAGGAGGACAAGGAACCCCTCTTCGACGCCGTCGAGCAGGTGGCGCTGGCCCTCGGTGCCATGGCCGGCCTCCTGGCCTCCTCCACCTTCCACACCGACGTCATGGCTGCTGCCGCCGACAGCCCCGGCGCCGCCGCGGTCGACCTGGCCGAGCACCTGGTGGCCGGTGGGACGCCCTTCCGCGACGCCCACGCCATCGTCGGGGCCCTCGTCCGCCGCTCGCTCGGCGGAGAGGGTTCCTTCGCGGACCTGGTGGCTGCCAGCCCCGAGCTCGGCCCGGAGGCGGCCGCCCTCCTCGTCCCCGGGGTCGCCGTCACACGGCGCACCACCCCCGGTGGGGCCGGGCCTGTGCCCGTCGCCGTCCAGCTCGGCCGCTTCCGGGACCACCTCACGGCAGAGCGCGAGCAGCTGGCGGCGCTGCGATGA
- a CDS encoding argininosuccinate synthase, with translation MAKRAVLAYSGGLDTSVAVKWMQEELGTEVIAVAADVGQGGDFEEIRQRALAAGAVEAIVVDCRREFAEEYVVPALRANAKYEGKYPLVSSLSRPIIVKHMVAAAREHGANAIAHGCTGKGNDQVRFEVSTAALAPDLEVLAPVRGWGLTREESIEYAQRHEIPITVTKKSPYSIDQNLWGRTIECGILEDPWESPPEEVYDITTPTATEARDLVIGFEQGVPVSLDGRSLALHDLIDEVTRVVGSYGWGRIDMVENRRVGIKSREIYECPGSLALLMAHADLEDLTLERDLAHEKARLEPRYADLVYDGLWFSPLKQALDAFVEESQRHVTGEVRLRCEVPGRCIVAGRRSPVGLYDYDLATYEAADSFRHEDAEGFVRLWGLGVKTWAARQGVGTAPVPPTT, from the coding sequence ATGGCGAAGCGAGCGGTGCTGGCCTACAGCGGTGGCCTCGACACGTCCGTGGCCGTGAAGTGGATGCAGGAGGAGCTCGGCACCGAGGTGATCGCCGTGGCTGCCGACGTCGGCCAGGGTGGCGACTTCGAGGAGATCCGTCAGCGGGCGCTCGCTGCCGGGGCGGTGGAGGCCATCGTGGTCGACTGTCGGCGTGAGTTCGCCGAGGAGTACGTCGTGCCGGCCTTGCGGGCCAACGCCAAGTACGAGGGCAAGTACCCCTTGGTGTCGTCGCTCTCGCGGCCGATCATCGTCAAGCACATGGTGGCGGCCGCCCGCGAGCATGGCGCCAACGCCATCGCCCACGGCTGCACGGGCAAGGGCAACGACCAGGTGCGCTTCGAGGTGTCCACCGCCGCGCTGGCGCCCGACCTCGAGGTGCTGGCGCCGGTGCGGGGCTGGGGCCTCACCCGCGAGGAGTCGATCGAGTACGCCCAGCGCCACGAGATCCCGATCACGGTGACCAAGAAGAGCCCGTACTCGATCGACCAGAACCTGTGGGGCCGCACCATCGAGTGCGGGATCCTGGAGGACCCCTGGGAGTCACCGCCGGAGGAGGTCTACGACATCACCACGCCCACCGCCACCGAGGCACGCGACCTCGTGATCGGCTTCGAGCAGGGTGTGCCGGTCAGCCTCGACGGCCGCTCGCTGGCGCTGCACGATCTCATCGACGAGGTCACCCGGGTGGTCGGCTCCTACGGCTGGGGTCGGATCGACATGGTGGAGAACCGCCGGGTCGGCATCAAGAGCCGTGAGATCTACGAGTGCCCCGGCTCGCTGGCGCTGCTGATGGCACACGCCGACCTCGAGGACCTCACCCTCGAGCGCGACCTGGCCCACGAGAAGGCCCGCCTGGAGCCCCGTTACGCGGACCTGGTCTACGACGGCCTGTGGTTCTCGCCCCTGAAGCAGGCCCTCGACGCCTTCGTCGAGGAGAGCCAGCGCCACGTCACCGGTGAGGTGCGCCTGCGCTGCGAGGTCCCGGGCCGCTGCATCGTGGCCGGCCGCCGCAGCCCCGTCGGTCTGTACGACTACGACCTCGCCACCTACGAGGCCGCCGACAGCTTCCGCCATGAAGATGCTGAGGGCTTCGTGCGCCTCTGGGGCCTCGGCGTCAAGACCTGGGCTGCCCGGCAGGGCGTCGGCACGGCCCCGGTCCCACCGACCACATGA
- the argR gene encoding arginine repressor has translation MSEPTAPLGKTQRQHRITRLLENRAVTSQSQLVELLAGDGVVATQATVSRDLDELGAVKVRVPGGETVYAIPELPKDQIAPEDHLRRVFSDWVVEVGSSGNLVVLRTPPGSAHVVGSALDRSALPELLGTVAGDDTLLLVVAEDATGAEVADRLRGLAGL, from the coding sequence ATGAGCGAGCCGACCGCACCCCTCGGCAAGACGCAGCGCCAGCACCGCATCACCCGGCTCCTCGAGAACCGGGCCGTCACCAGCCAGTCCCAGCTCGTCGAGCTGCTGGCGGGCGACGGCGTGGTGGCCACACAGGCCACGGTCTCGCGCGACCTCGACGAGCTGGGAGCCGTGAAGGTCCGGGTGCCGGGTGGCGAGACGGTCTACGCCATCCCCGAGCTCCCGAAGGACCAGATCGCCCCGGAGGACCACCTCCGCCGGGTGTTCTCCGACTGGGTGGTCGAGGTCGGCTCGTCTGGCAACCTGGTGGTGCTGCGCACCCCGCCGGGCTCGGCCCACGTGGTGGGCTCGGCCCTCGACCGCTCGGCCCTCCCGGAGCTGCTCGGCACCGTCGCCGGCGACGACACGTTGCTGCTCGTCGTCGCCGAGGACGCCACCGGCGCCGAAGTGGCCGACAGGCTCCGAGGCCTCGCCGGCCTCTGA
- the argF gene encoding ornithine carbamoyltransferase has product MTRHLLEVDDLTPDEITSVLDLAEHAAPPRVLEGRGAVLLFEKPSLRTRSATEMAVVQLGGHPVSLRDEEVGLDVRETAEDIARVLAGHHAVIAARVFEHAKLERMAAVSPVPVVNLLSDLAHPMQALADLLTIRQHFGDLAGRVIAYVGDGNNVARSLAIASAMVGAEVRLGCPSGYQCPEVDLDRVRSLGGSVVVAERPEDAVEGADVVYTDVWASMGQEAEAATRRRAFEGFTVDDRLMAAASPTGIFLHCLPAHRGEEVSAEVLEGGRSMVWRQAENRMHAARGLLAHLLAGGER; this is encoded by the coding sequence ATGACCAGGCACCTGCTCGAGGTCGACGACCTGACCCCCGACGAGATCACCTCCGTGCTCGACCTGGCCGAACACGCCGCTCCCCCCCGCGTGCTCGAGGGAAGGGGGGCGGTGCTGTTGTTCGAGAAGCCGTCGCTCCGGACCCGGAGCGCCACCGAGATGGCGGTCGTGCAGCTCGGCGGGCACCCCGTCTCGCTGCGGGACGAGGAGGTCGGCCTCGACGTGCGGGAGACCGCGGAGGACATCGCCCGGGTCCTCGCCGGCCACCACGCGGTGATCGCGGCGCGCGTCTTCGAGCACGCCAAGCTCGAGCGCATGGCCGCGGTGAGCCCGGTGCCGGTCGTGAACCTCCTCTCCGACCTCGCCCACCCCATGCAGGCCCTCGCCGACCTGCTCACCATCCGCCAGCACTTCGGTGACCTCGCCGGCCGGGTGATCGCCTACGTCGGCGACGGGAACAACGTGGCCCGCTCGCTGGCCATCGCCAGCGCCATGGTGGGCGCCGAGGTCCGCTTGGGCTGCCCGAGCGGGTACCAGTGCCCTGAGGTCGACCTCGACCGCGTGCGCTCCCTCGGCGGGTCGGTGGTGGTGGCCGAGCGCCCGGAGGACGCCGTCGAGGGCGCCGACGTGGTCTACACCGACGTCTGGGCATCGATGGGCCAGGAGGCGGAGGCCGCTACCCGCCGGCGCGCCTTCGAGGGCTTCACCGTCGACGACCGCCTCATGGCCGCGGCCTCGCCGACCGGCATCTTCTTGCACTGCCTTCCCGCCCACCGCGGCGAAGAGGTGTCGGCCGAGGTCCTCGAAGGAGGCAGGAGCATGGTGTGGCGCCAGGCCGAGAACCGGATGCACGCGGCACGAGGGCTCCTCGCCCACCTCCTCGCCGGGGGTGAGCGATGA
- a CDS encoding acetylornithine transaminase, translating into MNAESHAAAMSASDDERCPFMPTYGPPAVTFVRGRGTELWDTEGRRYLDFLSGLAVVSLGHAHPAVAQAVAEQAATLVHVSNLYANVVAPDVARTLDRLVGGGGQIFFANSGAEANECAIKLARRYGGRGRHVVVSAYGSFHGRTLATLHATGQPAKHEAFQPLPEGFRHVAWHDLDALEASLDPTVAAVLLESVQGEGGVQPADTEYFAGVRRLCDERGILFMVDEVQTGLARTGEWFGFQHFDVRPDVVTIAKALGNGVPISACWARAEVAAAFRPGDHATTYGGGPLATAAARAVLATMESIDAPGLARRQGARLTDALAAIPGVTAVRGMGLLIAAELEAGEAPAVAAAALERGLIVNAVTPTALRLAPPLIVTDDEIDQAVTILTEVLA; encoded by the coding sequence GTGAACGCCGAGTCCCACGCCGCCGCCATGAGCGCCTCGGACGACGAGCGCTGCCCCTTCATGCCCACCTACGGCCCTCCCGCGGTGACCTTCGTCCGGGGGAGGGGCACCGAGCTGTGGGACACCGAAGGTCGGCGGTACCTCGACTTCTTGTCCGGCCTGGCGGTCGTGTCGCTCGGCCACGCCCACCCGGCGGTGGCCCAGGCGGTCGCCGAGCAGGCGGCGACGCTGGTCCACGTCTCCAACCTGTACGCCAACGTGGTGGCACCCGACGTCGCCCGGACCCTCGACCGCCTCGTGGGCGGGGGCGGCCAGATCTTCTTCGCCAACTCGGGGGCGGAGGCCAACGAGTGCGCGATCAAGCTGGCGCGCCGCTACGGCGGCCGTGGGCGTCACGTGGTGGTGAGCGCCTACGGGTCGTTCCACGGCCGTACCCTGGCGACGCTCCACGCCACCGGACAGCCCGCCAAGCACGAGGCCTTCCAGCCCCTGCCCGAGGGGTTCCGGCACGTGGCCTGGCACGACCTCGACGCCCTCGAGGCCTCGCTCGACCCCACCGTGGCCGCCGTGCTCCTCGAGTCGGTGCAGGGAGAGGGCGGCGTGCAGCCGGCCGACACCGAGTACTTCGCCGGGGTCCGCCGGCTCTGCGACGAGCGCGGCATCCTCTTCATGGTCGACGAGGTGCAGACGGGCCTGGCGCGCACGGGGGAGTGGTTCGGCTTCCAGCACTTCGACGTCCGGCCCGACGTGGTGACCATCGCCAAGGCCTTGGGCAACGGCGTGCCCATCAGCGCCTGCTGGGCCCGCGCCGAGGTCGCCGCGGCCTTCCGGCCCGGTGACCACGCAACCACCTACGGGGGCGGGCCGCTCGCAACCGCCGCGGCCAGGGCCGTGCTCGCCACCATGGAATCGATCGACGCCCCGGGCCTCGCCCGCCGGCAGGGTGCCCGCTTGACCGACGCGCTGGCCGCCATCCCCGGCGTGACGGCGGTGCGGGGGATGGGGCTCCTCATCGCCGCCGAGCTCGAGGCTGGCGAGGCCCCGGCCGTGGCGGCCGCCGCCCTCGAACGTGGCCTCATCGTCAACGCCGTCACCCCCACCGCCCTGCGCCTGGCGCCGCCCCTCATCGTCACCGACGACGAGATCGACCAGGCCGTGACCATCTTGACCGAGGTCCTCGCATGA
- the argB gene encoding acetylglutamate kinase, with protein sequence MSAVEISVGDKAAVLAEALPYIRRFYGKTIVVKFGGNAMGHDLSLFAEDVALLHSVGMRVVVVHGGGPQIGELMSRLGKETTFIGGHRVTDAETLDIARMVLVGKVNRDIVRAINVHGSLAVGLSGEDAGFLRARPRSPELGFVGDIESVAPAVVQRLLSQDLVPVVATIGADAEGQSYNINADTAAGAIAIALEAEKLVYLTDIEGIRADVDDQASLLSTVAVDELDAMVESGAVTTGMVPKVASCAGAVRAGVGHAHILDGRVPHVLLLEVFTRSGIGTMVSR encoded by the coding sequence ATGAGCGCGGTGGAGATCAGCGTGGGGGACAAGGCGGCGGTGCTGGCCGAGGCCCTGCCCTACATCCGCCGCTTCTACGGCAAGACCATCGTGGTGAAGTTCGGCGGCAACGCCATGGGCCACGACCTGTCCCTGTTCGCGGAGGACGTCGCCCTCCTGCACTCGGTGGGCATGCGGGTCGTGGTCGTCCACGGGGGCGGACCCCAGATCGGCGAGCTCATGTCGCGCCTGGGCAAGGAGACCACCTTCATCGGGGGCCACCGCGTCACCGACGCCGAGACGCTCGACATCGCCCGGATGGTCCTCGTCGGCAAGGTCAACCGCGACATCGTCCGGGCCATCAACGTGCACGGCTCCCTGGCGGTGGGCCTGTCGGGCGAGGACGCCGGCTTCCTCCGGGCACGGCCCCGGTCGCCCGAGCTGGGCTTCGTGGGCGACATCGAGTCGGTGGCGCCGGCCGTGGTGCAGCGGCTCCTCTCACAGGACCTCGTCCCGGTGGTGGCGACCATCGGCGCCGACGCCGAGGGCCAGTCCTACAACATCAACGCCGACACCGCCGCCGGCGCCATCGCCATCGCCCTGGAGGCCGAGAAGCTCGTGTACCTGACCGACATCGAGGGCATCCGCGCCGACGTCGACGACCAGGCGAGCCTCCTCTCCACCGTCGCCGTCGACGAGCTCGACGCCATGGTCGAGAGCGGTGCCGTGACCACCGGCATGGTCCCCAAGGTGGCGTCGTGCGCTGGCGCCGTGCGCGCCGGGGTCGGCCACGCTCACATCCTCGACGGCCGGGTGCCCCACGTCTTGTTGCTCGAGGTGTTCACCCGGTCGGGCATCGGCACCATGGTGAGCCGGTGA